A region of Sphingomonas crusticola DNA encodes the following proteins:
- a CDS encoding serine hydrolase domain-containing protein codes for MVELSRRAFAVLPLIAALAGRAKAAPSATGDAVRAALSGKATGAALVAKGGRILWRGAVADEAGAIATPAPDAVFDVLSIGKTFTAITALRLAETGALDLDKPIRHYLPELGQPLADIKIRHALNNDTGLPDYLEGGDLDPRTNIQAFAEIATMVPSRKGGSGFHYSNVNFQLLALLIERVSGQSFQAVVRRLIFEPARLRNTNFFGMGGFGTAAVANGYIDGKAIGFPSRWPNTWSLLGAAGIGSTVDDLYRLNRYFLAGPGLQPVTRARLLLSGAPTYGRGPYVGPDNIDISYGAGLFHWLDRKGRHVAFHGGDGDFGYNAVMFWRQEDDVFVAVLMNSRNSATPLDRGAMMGTILAAVG; via the coding sequence ATGGTCGAATTGAGCCGACGCGCCTTTGCGGTGCTTCCTTTGATTGCCGCACTGGCGGGCCGGGCAAAGGCCGCCCCCTCCGCGACCGGCGATGCGGTTCGCGCGGCTTTAAGCGGCAAGGCGACCGGTGCCGCTTTGGTCGCCAAAGGGGGGCGCATCCTCTGGCGCGGAGCGGTCGCGGACGAGGCGGGCGCCATAGCCACGCCGGCGCCCGATGCGGTCTTCGACGTGCTGTCGATCGGCAAGACATTCACCGCCATAACCGCGCTCAGGCTGGCGGAGACGGGCGCGTTGGATCTCGACAAGCCGATCCGGCATTATCTGCCTGAGCTGGGACAACCCCTGGCGGACATCAAGATCCGCCATGCCTTGAACAACGATACCGGCCTTCCCGACTATCTCGAGGGAGGCGACCTCGACCCGAGGACGAACATCCAGGCCTTCGCCGAAATCGCGACGATGGTCCCATCCCGCAAAGGCGGCTCGGGCTTCCATTATTCCAACGTCAATTTTCAGCTCCTGGCATTGCTGATCGAGCGCGTCTCGGGGCAATCGTTCCAGGCTGTCGTCCGCCGGCTGATCTTCGAGCCCGCAAGGCTGCGAAACACCAACTTCTTCGGGATGGGCGGATTTGGGACAGCGGCGGTCGCGAACGGATATATCGACGGCAAAGCGATCGGATTTCCGTCGAGGTGGCCGAATACATGGTCCCTTCTGGGCGCAGCCGGCATCGGCAGCACTGTCGACGACCTCTATCGGCTCAACCGCTATTTCCTGGCCGGCCCCGGCTTGCAGCCCGTCACCCGCGCCAGATTGCTGCTCAGCGGCGCGCCGACCTACGGGCGGGGGCCTTATGTCGGCCCCGACAATATCGATATCAGTTACGGAGCAGGGCTGTTCCATTGGCTCGACCGCAAGGGGCGGCATGTCGCCTTCCATGGCGGCGATGGCGATTTCGGTTACAACGCGGTCATGTTCTGGCGGCAGGAAGACGATGTCTTCGTCGCGGTTTTGATGAACAGCCGCAACAGCGCCACACCGCTCGATCGCGGCGCGATGATGGGCACGATACTGGCCGCGGTCGGATAG
- the dapA gene encoding 4-hydroxy-tetrahydrodipicolinate synthase has protein sequence MFSGSIPALVTPIRNGAIDEAAFRALVDWQIESGSSALVPCGTTGESATMTIEEHDRVVRVCVEQAAGRVPVIAGCGSNDTGVALHHMQSAKAAGADAALLVPPYYNRPNQEGVLAHFRALAAGCDLPIMLYNVPARTVVDIAVETMAELARLPTVIGVKDATGNAARVSAQRLACGTDFCQLSGNDDMALGFMAMGGAGCISVTANVAPKECAAFQRACREGRWADALALQDRLYPLHAALFTDASPGPVKYALGKVRQDFPTELRLPMTPPGAASRAAVDAALERARLS, from the coding sequence ATGTTTAGCGGGTCGATTCCTGCCCTGGTTACGCCGATCCGCAACGGCGCCATCGACGAAGCCGCCTTCCGCGCGCTGGTCGACTGGCAGATCGAATCCGGCTCGTCCGCGCTCGTGCCGTGCGGCACCACCGGCGAAAGCGCGACCATGACGATCGAGGAGCATGACCGCGTCGTGCGGGTCTGCGTCGAGCAGGCCGCCGGCCGGGTGCCGGTCATCGCCGGCTGCGGCTCGAACGATACCGGGGTCGCGCTTCACCACATGCAATCGGCCAAGGCCGCCGGCGCCGACGCCGCTCTGCTGGTGCCGCCTTATTATAACCGTCCCAATCAGGAAGGCGTGCTCGCTCATTTCCGCGCGCTCGCCGCCGGCTGCGACCTGCCGATCATGCTCTATAATGTCCCGGCGCGCACCGTCGTCGACATCGCGGTCGAGACCATGGCCGAACTCGCCCGATTGCCGACCGTGATCGGGGTGAAGGACGCCACCGGCAACGCCGCCCGCGTTTCCGCCCAACGGCTCGCCTGCGGCACCGACTTCTGCCAGCTGTCGGGCAATGACGACATGGCGCTCGGCTTCATGGCCATGGGCGGGGCAGGGTGCATCTCGGTGACCGCCAACGTCGCGCCAAAAGAGTGCGCGGCATTTCAGCGGGCGTGCCGGGAGGGACGGTGGGCCGATGCCTTGGCCTTGCAGGACCGGCTCTATCCGCTCCACGCCGCCTTGTTCACGGATGCATCCCCCGGGCCGGTGAAATATGCCCTCGGCAAGGTCCGGCAGGACTTCCCCACCGAACTGCGCCTGCCGATGACGCCGCCCGGCGCCGCCAGCCGCGCCGCGGTGGATGCCGCGTTGGAGCGTGCGCGCCTTAGCTGA
- a CDS encoding amidohydrolase family protein — MVKRLLMASIVPALLGSAVAAAPPVSAPPVAHGLAVTGADIVTLSGGAILRNFTILVADGRIVRVGPASRIRPPAGYRIIDARGETLLPGLVYMHVHLANTAGADGDAAQRALAVMLSYGVTTVRSMAGGVNHIALRDAVERGRIPGPRIYAASPALHDGNTTTPQQAIAAVDRARTAGFDLIKSHNLPDLVVWQAVQDEARKVGLPVAGHVTNEVGLSRALAAGEEVEHLDSALAELLPPGSRVGYEQVPPPAILQQLDQIGDAALTALAARVKAAGSVQDPTLAIFERLADMDTPVGVLSARPTMRYVPPAVLRQWADQHRQFAAEGGLSGVDADRLVRIRRRIVAAYHKAGVPIMAGSDTAQSFQVWGDGMIAEIEALARAGLGAEAALRAATIVPRNYLRGLVNGGSSLHWKADFGAIEVGARADLILVKGSPLENLAVLREPDWVIAGGRPYDRATLVALRDRAAADAAASAPAAPPPDPAVPAAQAPAANGDVASAEAIIAALYAVISGKAGEKRNWDRFRSLFYPGARMIAIHRDAQGQARARIMTPDDYIARSQPLLYKMGFFERETRSRRETFGDLIFVQSDYESRHQPNDALAFSSGTNSIHLLFDGTRWWIITVAWS; from the coding sequence ATGGTCAAGCGGCTGCTGATGGCATCGATCGTCCCCGCGCTGCTGGGTTCGGCTGTCGCGGCGGCACCGCCCGTATCGGCGCCGCCGGTCGCGCACGGGCTCGCGGTCACCGGGGCCGATATTGTGACCCTGTCCGGCGGGGCGATCCTTCGCAATTTCACAATACTCGTCGCAGATGGGCGGATCGTGCGCGTCGGGCCGGCCAGCCGGATCCGGCCACCCGCGGGATATAGGATCATCGACGCCCGGGGCGAGACGCTGCTGCCCGGGCTGGTCTACATGCATGTTCATCTCGCCAACACGGCCGGCGCCGACGGCGATGCGGCGCAACGCGCGCTCGCGGTGATGCTGTCTTACGGGGTCACCACCGTCCGCAGCATGGCGGGCGGCGTCAACCACATCGCGTTGCGCGACGCGGTCGAGCGGGGGCGGATCCCGGGGCCGCGCATCTATGCCGCCTCGCCGGCGCTGCATGATGGCAACACCACCACCCCGCAACAGGCGATAGCCGCCGTCGATCGCGCGCGGACCGCCGGCTTCGACCTGATCAAATCGCATAACCTCCCCGATCTCGTCGTCTGGCAGGCCGTCCAGGACGAGGCCCGCAAGGTCGGGCTGCCGGTTGCCGGTCACGTCACCAACGAAGTCGGATTGTCCCGGGCGCTGGCGGCCGGTGAGGAGGTGGAGCATCTTGATAGCGCGCTGGCGGAGCTTCTGCCGCCGGGCTCGCGCGTGGGCTACGAGCAGGTGCCGCCGCCCGCCATTCTCCAGCAATTGGACCAGATCGGCGATGCGGCACTCACCGCCCTTGCCGCGCGCGTGAAGGCCGCCGGCAGCGTGCAGGACCCGACGCTCGCCATCTTCGAGCGGCTGGCCGACATGGACACGCCGGTCGGCGTACTGAGCGCTCGGCCGACCATGCGCTACGTTCCGCCGGCGGTGCTCCGGCAATGGGCGGACCAGCATCGCCAATTCGCCGCAGAAGGCGGCCTGAGCGGGGTCGATGCCGACCGGCTGGTCCGCATCCGGCGGCGGATCGTGGCTGCCTATCACAAGGCCGGCGTGCCGATCATGGCAGGCTCGGATACCGCCCAGTCGTTCCAGGTCTGGGGCGACGGAATGATTGCGGAGATCGAGGCGCTGGCCCGCGCCGGGCTCGGCGCCGAAGCCGCGTTGCGCGCCGCGACGATCGTGCCACGCAATTACCTGCGCGGGTTGGTCAATGGAGGATCGAGCTTGCACTGGAAGGCCGATTTCGGAGCGATCGAGGTCGGCGCGCGCGCGGACCTCATCCTCGTCAAGGGAAGTCCGCTCGAAAATCTGGCGGTGCTGCGGGAGCCGGATTGGGTCATCGCCGGGGGGCGACCCTATGACCGCGCCACGCTTGTCGCGCTGCGCGACCGGGCGGCCGCCGACGCTGCGGCGAGCGCGCCGGCGGCGCCGCCGCCGGACCCCGCTGTCCCGGCGGCGCAGGCACCGGCGGCTAATGGCGATGTGGCGTCCGCGGAGGCCATCATAGCCGCGCTCTATGCCGTGATTTCGGGCAAGGCGGGCGAGAAACGGAACTGGGACCGGTTTCGCAGCCTGTTCTATCCGGGTGCGAGGATGATCGCGATCCATCGCGATGCCCAGGGCCAGGCCCGCGCCAGGATAATGACCCCCGACGACTATATCGCGCGGAGCCAGCCGCTGCTCTACAAAATGGGTTTCTTCGAGCGCGAGACGCGGTCGCGTCGCGAAACCTTCGGGGATCTCATATTCGTTCAGTCGGACTATGAATCGAGGCATCAGCCGAACGACGCCCTTGCCTTTTCGTCGGGCACGAACAGCATCCACCTCCTGTTCGACGGCACGCGCTGGTGGATTATCACGGTCGCATGGTCGTGA
- a CDS encoding GreA/GreB family elongation factor produces the protein MADEQPITPAGFAALRVRYEELFQERPKLVETISWAAGNGDRSENGDYIYGRKRLREIDRELSHLSRRMKAVKVIDPAAQPDRARAWFGATITVTDDAELERVVTLVGEDEADAGAGRISWRSPFARALRGASVGDMRTVELPGGTRDYEIIAIEYGG, from the coding sequence ATGGCTGACGAGCAGCCGATCACTCCGGCAGGATTTGCCGCGCTCCGCGTCCGCTACGAGGAATTGTTTCAGGAACGGCCGAAACTGGTCGAGACGATCTCGTGGGCCGCAGGCAATGGCGACCGTTCGGAGAATGGCGATTATATTTACGGGCGCAAGCGGCTGCGCGAGATCGATCGCGAGCTGTCGCACCTCTCACGGCGGATGAAAGCGGTGAAGGTGATCGATCCGGCCGCGCAGCCCGACCGGGCACGCGCCTGGTTCGGCGCCACCATCACCGTGACCGACGATGCCGAGCTGGAACGGGTGGTCACGTTGGTCGGCGAGGACGAGGCGGATGCGGGCGCAGGCCGGATCAGCTGGCGCTCGCCCTTTGCCCGCGCGCTGCGCGGCGCGTCCGTCGGCGACATGCGCACCGTGGAGCTGCCCGGCGGCACGCGCGATTATGAGATCATCGCGATCGAATATGGCGGTTGA
- a CDS encoding AraC family transcriptional regulator produces the protein MKVAYAELSGELSGRSIEDDATQRAWVIRSNILHGHAVGPQWHGLTLRYVGRGTEHYRIGGRHYRVGDDQFMIAPQQMGSEAEIRRSELKGTLGLCIFLPTGDGAADLLVDAPVILPASCMLGTALRNALQRLSLPAPAIDEPWRVAAEAKRLAAETLLALDDQVEAVAGLKRRTRFEAVRRMNSARAYLHSVTSRPVPLDELALEVAVSPFQLLRSFRDCFGETPASYHRRLRLNLARHAVEGDGHSYAFVADRFGFADGSSFSHAYKRTFGEPPVRRLRPGEAAHA, from the coding sequence ATGAAGGTAGCCTATGCGGAGTTGAGCGGGGAACTTAGCGGGCGCTCCATCGAAGACGACGCGACGCAACGCGCCTGGGTCATCCGTTCCAATATTCTGCATGGACATGCGGTCGGCCCGCAATGGCATGGCCTGACATTGCGCTACGTCGGGCGCGGGACCGAGCATTACCGGATCGGCGGGCGCCATTATCGGGTCGGTGACGATCAGTTCATGATCGCCCCGCAGCAGATGGGATCCGAGGCCGAGATCCGCAGGAGCGAGTTGAAGGGTACGCTTGGCCTTTGCATCTTCCTGCCCACCGGGGATGGCGCGGCCGACCTACTTGTCGATGCGCCCGTAATATTGCCGGCGAGCTGCATGCTCGGCACCGCGCTCAGAAATGCACTTCAGCGGTTGAGCCTGCCCGCGCCGGCGATCGACGAACCCTGGCGGGTAGCGGCGGAGGCGAAGAGGCTGGCGGCGGAAACGCTGCTCGCGCTCGACGATCAGGTCGAGGCGGTCGCGGGGCTGAAACGGCGGACACGTTTCGAGGCCGTCCGGCGGATGAATTCTGCTCGCGCCTATCTGCATTCGGTAACGAGCCGGCCGGTCCCGCTCGACGAACTTGCACTGGAGGTCGCGGTCTCACCCTTCCAACTGCTGCGCAGCTTCCGCGACTGCTTTGGGGAAACGCCCGCATCCTATCATCGGCGCCTGCGCCTCAATCTGGCGCGTCACGCGGTGGAAGGAGACGGTCATTCCTATGCGTTCGTCGCCGATCGCTTCGGCTTCGCCGACGGGAGCAGCTTCAGCCATGCTTATAAGAGGACATTTGGCGAGCCGCCGGTTCGCCGGTTGCGGCCGGGCGAGGCCGCCCACGCCTGA
- a CDS encoding cryptochrome/photolyase family protein, with protein MTQVALVWLRQDLRLTDQPAIIAAAAAGAIIPVYVLDDEIPEPRYRIGAAQRWWLHGSLTRLAADLEAAGSRLVLRRGRSDVVLGRLLAETGATQIHALRHAEPWWRKAEAELGDRLVLHDGNVLVPSREVLTGGGQPFRIYSAFWRALQTHLPPPAPLPAPKILPPPECWPASDRLSDWKLLPTRPDWAASFDMTPGEAEAARQLADFADRVDDYETARNLPAEEGTSRLSPHLHFGEISPAMVWHGVAGHAASEKFRKELAWRDFTQGVILALPDYAAVNGNRKYDRLPWRTGKAAEADLRAWQKGRTGYPIVDAGMRQLWATGWMHSRVRMITASFLVKHLLIDWRRGWDWYWDTLVDADYGNNSVNWQWIAGTGVGANMFSRIMAPLVQSEKFGAGDYIRRWVPELADIADGKIHDPGPVNGYPAKIIGHREGRERALEAARRLRTPTGTSDD; from the coding sequence TTGACCCAAGTCGCCCTTGTCTGGCTGCGCCAGGACCTTCGCCTGACCGATCAGCCCGCCATCATCGCGGCCGCGGCCGCCGGCGCGATAATTCCCGTCTATGTGCTCGACGACGAGATTCCGGAACCGCGCTATCGGATCGGCGCGGCGCAGCGCTGGTGGCTGCATGGGTCGCTGACGCGGCTGGCGGCCGACCTCGAGGCGGCAGGATCGCGGCTGGTGCTGCGGCGAGGACGGTCCGACGTGGTGTTAGGGCGGCTGCTCGCGGAAACCGGCGCCACGCAAATCCACGCGCTGCGCCACGCCGAGCCGTGGTGGCGCAAGGCCGAGGCCGAGCTGGGCGATCGGCTGGTCCTGCACGACGGCAATGTGCTGGTGCCGTCACGCGAGGTCCTGACCGGCGGCGGCCAGCCGTTCCGCATCTATTCCGCCTTCTGGCGGGCCCTGCAGACCCACTTGCCCCCTCCCGCCCCGCTGCCTGCCCCGAAAATATTGCCGCCGCCCGAATGCTGGCCGGCCTCTGACCGATTGAGCGACTGGAAATTGCTGCCGACGCGGCCCGATTGGGCGGCGAGCTTCGACATGACGCCGGGGGAAGCCGAAGCCGCGCGACAGCTGGCCGATTTCGCAGATCGGGTCGACGATTATGAGACTGCCCGCAATCTGCCTGCCGAGGAGGGCACGTCGCGCCTGTCGCCGCACCTGCATTTCGGTGAAATCTCGCCGGCGATGGTGTGGCATGGAGTGGCCGGCCATGCCGCATCGGAGAAATTCCGCAAGGAGCTGGCCTGGCGCGACTTCACCCAAGGGGTGATCCTCGCCCTGCCGGACTATGCGGCGGTCAACGGCAATCGCAAATATGATCGGCTGCCGTGGCGCACGGGCAAGGCCGCCGAAGCGGATCTGCGCGCATGGCAGAAAGGGCGCACCGGCTATCCGATCGTCGATGCCGGCATGCGCCAATTGTGGGCCACCGGATGGATGCACAGCCGCGTGCGGATGATCACCGCATCGTTTCTCGTGAAACATTTGCTGATCGACTGGCGGCGTGGCTGGGACTGGTATTGGGACACGTTGGTCGACGCCGATTACGGCAATAACAGCGTCAACTGGCAATGGATTGCGGGCACGGGCGTCGGCGCCAACATGTTCAGCCGCATCATGGCGCCGCTGGTCCAGAGCGAGAAGTTCGGCGCGGGCGACTATATTCGCCGCTGGGTGCCGGAATTGGCCGACATTGCGGATGGGAAGATCCACGATCCCGGGCCGGTGAATGGCTATCCTGCCAAGATCATCGGCCATCGCGAGGGGCGGGAACGTGCGCTGGAGGCGGCGCGCAGGCTGCGCACGCCAACCGGCACAAGCGACGATTAG
- a CDS encoding lytic transglycosylase domain-containing protein yields MKPIGNRKRRASDSDAPARLSSIARFGPAALLLVSVAAGAAVLTIQTEQPAGIQSDRAASADANWRPARTDALWPVIDEWTRLRQSDRLPFADYARFLIAHRAWPGEPAMRRAAERQIAPDQSDAALVVQYFTLYPPLTGAGRVRYAEALAATGQTAKARDAAAAAWTMSAVSADDEARLIARFGGQFTPSEQDQRMEVLLWDRASGSARRQLALVSAQRRPIYAARLAYQTQAPDADAQGVALGPDAEHDAGYIIDRALWLRNSAREIDARTYLARAETLAAPAFDPQAYLATLLTFASAAAHDKQWSLAYGIAANLDHAFPNGADIRARDLTERDPYTSLAWLAGTAALKQLNRPRDAEAMFARYRQASQTPGSQAKGDYWAGRAAQAAGDVPAANLHFAAAAANVDQYYGQLATERLGRTIAVPADPPPLAIAPEVRTAFANREVVRAVRLLGEQRDWQTQTAFVRKIAADAETDSDHALAAELARSIQRPDLGVIVSRNARKSGARDPIRIGFPTVPVPPTMESHWTMIHAIARQESQFDREALSPAGARGLTQLMPATAREQAGKLGLPWDPSRLTKDIGYNVMIGSSFFDRMLTYYSGSYVLAVASYNAGPGNVNKFIRANGDPRQPGVDVVDWVEAIPLTETRSYVQKVLENAVVYDLFNPARARTPEKDRLSYYLGKKSAG; encoded by the coding sequence ATGAAGCCAATCGGTAATCGTAAGCGTCGCGCGTCTGATAGTGATGCCCCTGCCCGCCTGTCCAGCATCGCGCGCTTCGGACCGGCAGCTTTGCTGCTGGTCTCGGTCGCAGCGGGCGCAGCCGTCCTGACGATCCAGACGGAGCAGCCGGCCGGGATACAGAGCGACAGGGCGGCATCGGCCGACGCGAACTGGCGTCCGGCGCGGACCGATGCGCTGTGGCCGGTAATCGACGAATGGACGCGGCTCCGCCAGAGCGACCGGCTGCCGTTCGCCGACTATGCGCGCTTCCTGATCGCGCACCGCGCATGGCCTGGCGAGCCCGCCATGCGCCGCGCCGCCGAACGGCAGATCGCGCCGGACCAGAGCGATGCGGCCTTGGTCGTGCAATATTTCACGCTCTACCCCCCGCTGACGGGCGCCGGACGCGTGCGCTACGCCGAGGCGCTGGCGGCGACCGGCCAGACCGCCAAGGCGCGCGATGCCGCCGCCGCCGCCTGGACGATGAGCGCGGTGTCGGCCGACGACGAGGCGCGGCTGATCGCCCGGTTCGGTGGCCAATTCACCCCATCCGAACAGGATCAGCGGATGGAAGTGTTGCTGTGGGACCGCGCGAGCGGTTCGGCCCGGCGCCAGCTGGCATTGGTCTCGGCGCAGCGACGCCCGATCTATGCCGCGCGGCTGGCTTATCAGACGCAGGCGCCGGATGCGGATGCCCAAGGCGTGGCGCTCGGCCCCGATGCCGAGCATGACGCGGGCTATATCATCGACCGCGCTTTGTGGCTGCGCAACAGCGCGCGCGAGATCGATGCGCGCACCTATCTGGCGCGGGCAGAGACGCTGGCGGCGCCGGCGTTTGATCCCCAGGCCTATCTCGCGACATTGCTGACCTTCGCCAGCGCCGCCGCGCACGACAAGCAATGGAGCCTTGCCTACGGCATCGCTGCCAATCTGGACCATGCCTTCCCGAATGGCGCCGACATCCGCGCGCGCGACCTGACCGAGCGCGATCCCTATACCAGCCTGGCCTGGCTGGCGGGGACCGCGGCGCTCAAGCAGCTTAACCGGCCGCGCGACGCCGAGGCGATGTTCGCCCGCTACCGCCAGGCCTCGCAGACGCCGGGCAGCCAGGCCAAGGGCGATTATTGGGCAGGCCGCGCGGCGCAGGCTGCCGGCGATGTACCTGCGGCGAACCTCCATTTCGCGGCGGCGGCGGCGAATGTCGACCAATATTACGGGCAGCTGGCGACCGAACGGCTGGGGCGGACCATCGCCGTTCCGGCCGATCCGCCGCCGCTGGCAATCGCGCCCGAGGTGCGGACCGCCTTTGCCAATCGCGAGGTCGTGCGCGCGGTGCGTCTGCTCGGCGAGCAACGTGACTGGCAGACGCAGACGGCCTTCGTCCGCAAGATCGCGGCAGATGCCGAGACGGATAGCGATCATGCGCTCGCCGCCGAACTGGCGCGGTCGATCCAGCGGCCGGACCTGGGCGTGATCGTGTCGCGCAACGCGCGCAAATCCGGCGCGCGCGATCCGATCCGGATCGGCTTCCCCACCGTGCCGGTGCCGCCGACGATGGAATCGCACTGGACGATGATCCACGCCATCGCGCGCCAGGAAAGCCAGTTTGACCGCGAGGCGCTGAGCCCGGCGGGTGCGCGCGGGCTGACCCAGCTGATGCCGGCCACGGCGCGCGAGCAGGCCGGCAAGCTCGGCCTGCCGTGGGACCCGAGCCGGCTGACCAAGGATATCGGCTATAATGTCATGATCGGATCGAGCTTCTTCGATCGCATGCTGACTTATTATTCCGGCAGCTATGTGCTGGCGGTGGCGAGCTACAATGCCGGGCCCGGCAATGTGAACAAATTCATCCGCGCCAATGGCGACCCACGCCAGCCCGGCGTCGACGTGGTCGACTGGGTCGAGGCGATCCCGCTCACCGAGACGCGCTCCTATGTGCAGAAGGTGCTGGAGAACGCGGTGGTGTACGACTTGTTCAACCCGGCGCGTGCGCGCACCCCGGAGAAAGACCGCCTGTCTTATTACCTCGGCAAGAAGAGCGCGGGTTGA